In Janibacter cremeus, a genomic segment contains:
- a CDS encoding adenylyltransferase/cytidyltransferase family protein, whose protein sequence is MGKTVITYGTFDLFHIGHLNIIKRLSALGDRLVVAVSTDEFNAIKGKRPIVPYEQRLEIVQSIKYVDLAIPEDRWSQKREDIVTYDVDIMGMGADWEGKFDDLSDQVELVYLPRTDGISTTEMKRVLSAFDSRHVEELKRTIDNIGQIVKELS, encoded by the coding sequence ATGGGCAAGACCGTCATCACGTATGGCACGTTCGATCTCTTCCACATCGGACACCTGAACATCATCAAGCGGTTGAGCGCTCTCGGGGACCGACTCGTCGTCGCCGTCTCGACCGATGAGTTCAACGCCATCAAGGGCAAGCGGCCCATCGTGCCCTACGAGCAGCGCCTGGAGATCGTCCAGAGCATCAAGTACGTGGATCTGGCGATCCCCGAGGACCGGTGGAGCCAGAAGCGTGAGGACATCGTCACCTATGACGTCGACATCATGGGCATGGGCGCCGACTGGGAGGGTAAATTCGACGACCTCTCCGACCAGGTGGAGCTGGTGTACCTGCCCCGCACCGACGGCATCTCCACCACGGAGATGAAGCGGGTGCTCAGCGCTTTCGACTCCCGGCACGTCGAGGAGCTGAAGCGCACCATCGACAACATCGGACAGATCGTCAAGGAACTCAGCTGA
- a CDS encoding glycosyltransferase family 2 protein → MAPRPSVDVVVLSQGDRQDETLRALESARVQIDVDVTLILVGNGWAPVGFPDDVRAVHLPENVGPAEGRNIGVAHGTSEFVFFLDNDAWLPDDTALAHAVARFRAEPRLGLVHARVADTDGVTLRRWVPRARVGDPTVGGPAFSVCEGVVTLRRSAYEEVGGFPGNFFFGHEGIELAWRLRDHDWELTYDPSVLIHHPATEATRHALFWRLNARNRVWVARRNLPWPLAVLYIGVWTAITVARTWREPGNLRHWFRGFREGLDTDPGGRHPMRWRTVLTLTVMGHPPVL, encoded by the coding sequence ATGGCCCCACGCCCGTCCGTCGATGTCGTCGTCCTCAGCCAGGGCGACCGTCAGGACGAGACGCTGCGTGCTCTGGAATCGGCCCGGGTCCAGATCGACGTGGACGTCACCTTGATCCTGGTCGGCAACGGCTGGGCCCCGGTGGGGTTCCCCGACGACGTCCGCGCTGTCCACCTGCCCGAGAACGTCGGCCCCGCCGAGGGACGCAACATCGGCGTGGCCCACGGCACGTCCGAGTTCGTCTTCTTCCTCGACAACGACGCCTGGCTGCCCGACGACACCGCCCTGGCGCACGCTGTGGCGCGCTTCCGGGCCGAACCACGGCTGGGCCTGGTCCACGCTCGTGTCGCCGACACCGACGGCGTCACCCTGCGGCGCTGGGTACCACGAGCGCGAGTGGGCGATCCGACGGTCGGTGGCCCCGCCTTCTCCGTCTGCGAAGGGGTCGTGACCCTCCGGCGTTCCGCATACGAGGAGGTGGGCGGCTTCCCCGGCAACTTCTTCTTCGGCCACGAGGGGATCGAGCTGGCCTGGCGGCTGCGCGACCACGACTGGGAGCTGACGTACGACCCGTCCGTACTCATTCACCACCCGGCCACCGAGGCCACCCGGCACGCCCTCTTCTGGCGGCTGAACGCCCGCAACCGTGTCTGGGTCGCCCGCCGCAACCTCCCGTGGCCGCTGGCGGTGCTCTACATCGGGGTCTGGACGGCCATCACCGTCGCCCGCACCTGGCGCGAGCCCGGTAATCTCAGGCACTGGTTCCGAGGCTTCCGCGAGGGTCTCGACACGGACCCGGGAGGGCGGCACCCGATGCGGTGGCGCACCGTCCTGACGCTCACTGTGATGGGGCACCCGCCAGTGCTCTGA